One window of Deltaproteobacteria bacterium genomic DNA carries:
- a CDS encoding redoxin domain-containing protein, whose product MNLKIGQKFPDIELPDQDGQAVKLSSLVGKFPFILTFYRGYW is encoded by the coding sequence ATGAACCTGAAAATCGGCCAGAAGTTCCCTGACATTGAGCTGCCGGATCAGGATGGACAGGCGGTCAAGCTGTCTTCATTAGTGGGGAAATTCCCCTTTATCCTGACATTTTATCGTGGCTACTGGTGA
- a CDS encoding ABC transporter substrate-binding protein, translating to MKHLLIAVPFLALWLLCAVTEAQELKKIKIGYPAISYNQIHIWIAKDAGIFRRHGLDAEVIFFRGGQMATQALVAGDPPIVNIGTVVQAGLQGHDVVLIASSESSYNYSVVAKPGMSRVEQLKGKRLGVSGFGSASHNAALILLKRFSLEPTKDVALVVAGPTMERLAAVDTGRIDATILTPSETPRARRQGLVEVFDMLELGIEVQGNGFATSRGFIKSQRATALSALRSYVEAIHFIGKNKEESRRIAAKYMRTNEPDVLDATYEWFVKRVSKRPYPTLKGIQYLLDEVAPTIAQAKNAKPEQFVDLSLLQQLEKDGFFTELGRRYQ from the coding sequence ATGAAGCATTTGTTGATCGCCGTCCCATTCCTTGCTCTGTGGCTGTTGTGCGCCGTTACGGAGGCGCAGGAGCTGAAGAAGATCAAGATAGGCTATCCGGCCATCTCCTATAATCAAATTCATATCTGGATCGCCAAGGACGCCGGCATTTTTCGCCGCCATGGCCTTGATGCCGAAGTGATCTTTTTTCGCGGCGGTCAGATGGCGACCCAGGCACTGGTGGCCGGCGATCCGCCGATTGTCAACATCGGCACGGTCGTCCAAGCGGGACTACAGGGCCACGACGTCGTGCTGATCGCGTCGTCGGAGTCTTCCTACAACTATTCGGTGGTGGCCAAACCTGGCATGAGCCGGGTCGAACAGCTCAAAGGCAAGCGGCTCGGTGTCAGCGGCTTCGGCTCGGCATCCCACAATGCTGCGCTGATATTGCTGAAGCGGTTTAGTCTTGAACCGACCAAGGATGTTGCGCTGGTGGTGGCGGGGCCGACGATGGAACGGTTGGCGGCGGTCGATACCGGGCGCATCGACGCCACGATTCTTACGCCATCGGAAACGCCGCGGGCGCGGCGTCAAGGGTTGGTCGAAGTCTTCGACATGCTCGAGCTGGGCATCGAAGTGCAGGGCAATGGCTTTGCCACCTCGCGCGGCTTTATCAAGAGTCAGCGCGCCACGGCGCTGAGCGCGCTCCGTTCCTATGTCGAGGCGATTCACTTTATCGGCAAGAATAAAGAGGAGTCCAGGCGCATCGCCGCCAAGTACATGCGCACCAATGAGCCGGACGTGCTCGATGCGACCTACGAGTGGTTCGTCAAGCGCGTATCCAAGCGGCCCTATCCCACCTTGAAAGGCATCCAGTATTTGCTCGACGAGGTGGCGCCGACCATTGCGCAGGCAAAAAACGCTAAGCCGGAACAGTTCGTCGACCTAAGCTTGCTGCAGCAATTGGAGAAAGACGGTTTCTTCACTGAGCTTGGCCGGCGCTACCAGTAG
- a CDS encoding BolA family transcriptional regulator: MGITPEEIKQIVGKSLPVQLIETQDLTGGGDHWQLIIVSPAFDGKGLLEQHRMVNDALKEPLADQRIHALALKTYSPVQWEKLGA, translated from the coding sequence ATGGGGATTACACCTGAAGAGATAAAACAGATCGTCGGCAAGAGCCTGCCGGTGCAATTGATCGAAACCCAGGACCTCACCGGTGGCGGCGATCATTGGCAGTTGATCATCGTTTCGCCGGCCTTTGACGGCAAGGGCTTGCTCGAACAGCATCGGATGGTGAACGACGCGCTGAAAGAGCCGTTGGCGGACCAGCGCATCCATGCGCTAGCGTTAAAGACCTATAGTCCAGTGCAGTGGGAAAAATTGGGCGCCTAA
- a CDS encoding SDR family oxidoreductase, whose translation MANEDIERLKGKVALLTGASRGIGKAIARRYVEAGARVFICARGPHDLASAIDEIRGVGGEIDGAAGDISQIADVQRIVAAAQVRFGAVDVLVNNASILGPRVPIAEYPERAWQQVIDVNLTGLFLMTREVMGSMLARRQGSIINLSSGVGRTGKARWGAYAVSKFGVEGFSQVLADELKGSGVRVNVVNPGATRTAMRAAAYPDEDPLTLPMPETLGEIFVYLASDKAAGVHGRSLEARSPRIDLEG comes from the coding sequence ATGGCGAACGAAGATATCGAGCGTTTAAAAGGCAAGGTGGCGTTGTTAACCGGCGCCAGCCGCGGCATTGGCAAAGCGATTGCGCGCCGCTATGTCGAAGCAGGCGCGCGGGTGTTTATCTGCGCGCGCGGGCCTCATGATCTCGCGTCAGCCATCGATGAGATCCGTGGCGTGGGCGGTGAGATTGACGGCGCGGCGGGTGACATCAGCCAAATCGCCGACGTGCAGCGCATCGTCGCGGCCGCGCAGGTGCGCTTTGGCGCCGTCGATGTTTTGGTGAACAATGCGAGCATCCTCGGGCCGCGCGTGCCAATCGCCGAATATCCCGAGCGCGCTTGGCAGCAGGTGATCGACGTCAACCTCACCGGGTTATTTTTGATGACCCGGGAGGTTATGGGATCGATGCTGGCACGGCGGCAGGGCTCGATTATCAACCTTAGCTCCGGCGTCGGACGCACGGGCAAGGCCCGTTGGGGCGCCTACGCGGTTTCCAAATTTGGCGTCGAAGGCTTTTCGCAAGTGTTGGCTGATGAGCTCAAGGGCAGCGGCGTTCGGGTGAATGTGGTCAACCCGGGCGCCACGCGCACCGCCATGCGCGCCGCCGCGTACCCCGACGAAGACCCGCTGACCCTGCCGATGCCGGAAACCCTTGGCGAAATCTTCGTTTATTTGGCCTCAGACAAAGCGGCGGGCGTTCACGGCAGGTCGTTGGAAGCCCGGTCGCCAAGAATTGACCTGGAGGGCTAA
- the grxD gene encoding Grx4 family monothiol glutaredoxin: MAEEVFSKIDDKVKNNKVMLYMKGTPDFPQCGFSAHTVEILKSYGFPFASEDVLADPAVREGIKRYSNWPTIPQIYIDGKFVGGCDILHELHQRGELEPMLKAAFQK; the protein is encoded by the coding sequence ATGGCTGAAGAAGTCTTTTCCAAGATCGACGACAAGGTCAAAAACAACAAAGTGATGCTCTACATGAAGGGAACGCCGGATTTTCCGCAGTGCGGCTTTTCGGCGCACACGGTGGAAATCCTCAAATCCTACGGCTTTCCCTTCGCCAGCGAAGATGTGCTGGCCGACCCGGCGGTGCGCGAGGGCATCAAGCGCTACTCCAATTGGCCGACGATTCCGCAAATTTATATCGACGGCAAGTTCGTCGGCGGCTGTGACATACTCCATGAGTTGCATCAGCGCGGCGAGCTCGAACCGATGCTCAAAGCCGCCTTCCAAAAATAG
- a CDS encoding redoxin domain-containing protein — MQLRHYVELQEELAVNYCKLAVCSVDAPIVNDAFRTGLGAKYPFLSDQDRKVVTLLDMTETSKTQGVTAMPHTFSLLPDLTIHNLYNGYWYLGRPTLDELRADMRAMLRMVRPDFLGPEG, encoded by the coding sequence GTGCAGTTGCGCCACTACGTTGAACTTCAAGAAGAGCTGGCGGTGAACTATTGCAAACTAGCGGTATGCAGCGTCGATGCGCCGATCGTCAACGACGCCTTTCGCACCGGACTGGGTGCCAAATACCCGTTCTTGAGCGATCAAGATCGCAAAGTCGTCACCCTGCTCGACATGACGGAAACCTCGAAGACGCAGGGTGTGACCGCCATGCCGCACACGTTTTCGCTGCTGCCCGATCTAACGATTCATAATCTATACAACGGCTATTGGTATCTTGGCCGGCCGACACTCGATGAACTGCGCGCCGACATGCGCGCCATGCTACGCATGGTTCGCCCCGATTTCCTCGGGCCCGAGGGATAG